The region CAGCCGCTGATGCCGCCCGCGCTGATGCGCAGCAGCACCGGCCGGCCGATCCAGCTGCCGGTGTCGCCGTACAGCAGCGGACCGGTGGAGATCTTGCGCTTCATGCGCGGGACGATGTCGAGCGGGATGATTTCCACCTCGTCGATGACGAGGCGGCCGCGGGAGGGGGGCAGGGTGGTGGTCATGCGGGAGTGCCCTGCACGGCTGCGCGCCGCCAGGGATGTTGTTCGAGATAGCGTTGTTCGAAGGCTTCGATCGCGGCCTGGTGCACGAGGATCAGGTCGATGTCGTCCTGGCCCTTGAGCAGCCGCTCGCGCGGGCTGGCGTCGATGTCGAAGGCGTGCACCTTGCCGTCGGGGCCGGTCACCGTCTTCGCTTCGAGGTCGATCGTGATCTCTGCGCCGGGCTTCGCGTGCAGCTGCGCGCGCAGGTCGTCGCAGGTCTCCTGCGGCAGCACCACGGGCAGCAGGCCGTTCTGCAGCATGTTGCCCGCGTAGATGTCGCTGAAACTCGGGGCGATGATGGCGCGGATGCCGTAGTCGGCCACCGCATACACCGCGCCTTCGCGCGCCGAGCCGGAGCCGAAGTTGGGGCCGGCCACCAGGATGCGCGCCTCGCGGTAGGCGGGGCGGTTGAGGATGAAGTCGGGTTTTTCCGATCCGTCGCCGTTGAAGCGGATGTCGTGCAGCATGTACTGCTGCAGGCCGTTGCCGCGCGCCTTGCGGAAGAAGCGGTTGGGCAGCAGCTTGTCGGTGTCGACGTTGCTCATGTCGAGCGGGGCGGCCAGGCCGGTGAATCGGGTGAAGGCTTCCATGTCAGTCCAGCTTCCGCACGTCCATGAGGTGGCCGCTCACCGAAGCCGCCGCCGCCATCGCGGGGCTCATGAGGTGCGTGCGCGAGCCCTTGCCCTGCCGGCCCTCGAAGTTTCGGTTGGAGGTGGAGGCGCAGCGCTCGCCCGGCGCCAGCGTGTCGCCGTTCATCGCGGCGCAGCTGGAGCAGCCCGAGCCGCGCCACTCCACGCCCGCGTCGATGAAGATGCGGTCGAGCCCCTCGGCTTCGGCCGCGCGCTTGACGCCGCTGGAGCCGGGCGACACCCAGGTCGGCACCTTCGCCTTGCGGCCCTTGAACACGTCCGCGGCTGCGCGCAGGTCGTCGAGCCGGCCGTTGGTGCAGCTGCCGATGAAGACGCGGTCCACCTTGATGCCTTCCAGCGGCGTGCCGGGCGCGAGGCCCATGTAGCGCAGCGCGGATTCGATGTCTGCCTTCTTCTCCGCTTCCGCGCCTTCCGCGCTCGGCACGGCGGCGTCAATCGGCAGCACCTGCTCGGGCAGCGTGCCCCAGGTGATGGACGGCCCGACGGCGCCGGCGTCGAGATGGACCTCGCGGTCGTACACCGCGCCCTCGTCGCTCGGCAGGGTCCTCCAGTAGGCGACGGCCTGGTCCCACATCTCCCCCGAGGGCGCGTACGGCCGGCCCTCCAGGAACGCGATGGTGGTCTCGTCGGGGGCGACCATGCCGGTGCGCGCACCGGCCTCGGTCACCATGTTGCACAGGGTCATGCGCTGGTCCATGGTCATGCCGCGCACGGTGGAGCCGGCGAACTCGACGACGTGGCCCACGGCGCCCGCGACCCCGATCTTCGCGATGACAGACAGGATGATGTCCTTGGCCGTGACGCCGAAGCCCAGTGCGCCGTCGATGGTGATGCGCATGGTCCTGGGCTTTTTCTGCCAGACGCATTGCGTGGCGAGGATCTGCTTGCCTTGCGATGCGCCGATGCCGAGGGCATAGCAGCCGAACGCGCCGTGGGTGGAGGTGTGCGAGTCGCCGCAGCAGATGACGAGGCCGGGTTGCGTGATGCCCAGCTCCGGGCCCACCACGTGGATCACGCCCTGGCGCGGGTCGTCCACGCCGAAGTGGTCGAAGCCGTACCTCGCGGCGTTGCCTGCGAGGTATTCCACCAGCCCGCGCGACTCGGCGTCGGCGATGCCCGCCAGCCCCTTGTCGCGGTTGACCGTCGGCACGAAGTGGTCGGGCGAGCCGAACACCTGTTTCGGCTTGCGCACCTGGCGGCCTTCCTTCGCCAGCGCGCCGAAGGCGTGGAAGGAGCCTTCGTGCACGAAGTACGTGTCCACCGACAGCAGCGCTTCGCTGGCGCCGCGCGTGACGATCGCGTGGCGGCTCCAGACTTTCTCGAAGAGGGTGGCGGGTGCGTTCATGGGGTCAATCCGTAGCGGCCTTCGAGGGCGTCGTGTTCGGCCATGCCGGCGATCTCCTCGATGTGCCCGAAGCTCGCGAGCGTGCCCGCGATGCGCGAGAGGCTGCCGCGGCCCTTCAGCTCGGCCAGCATCTTCTGGATGGCGGGGATCGCGGAGAGGATCGCGAAGTTCGCGTAGATCGCGAGCTTGAAGCCCATCTCGCCGAGTTCGGCCGCCGGGATGTCGGGCGTCTTGCCGCTCGCGGCGATGTTCGCGAAGAGCGGGATGCCGGCGAGGCCGCGCGCCACCGCATGCATCTGGTCGAGGCCCACCGGCGCATCGACGAAGATCATGTCGGCGCCGGCTTCGCGGTATTGCCGGCCGCGCTCGAACACGGCGTCCATGCCGTCGATCGCGAGCACGTCGGTGCGCGCGATGATGACGAGGTCGGCGTCCTGCCGCGCGTCGCAGGCCGCCTTGATCTTGCCGACCATCTCCCGCGCCGGGATCACGCGCTTGCCCGCGAGGTGGCCGCAGCGCTTGGGCGCGACCTGGTCTTCCAGGTGCAGCGCGGCGACGCCGGCCTTCTCGTAATCGCGCACGGTGCGCCGCACGTTCATCGCGTTGCCGTAGCCCGTGTCCGCGTCGGCCACGATGCACAGGCCCGAGGCGTCGGCGATGCGGCTCGCGTTGTCGACCATCTCGCTGGCGGTGAGCAGCCCGATGTCCGGCATGCCCAGGCGGCCGATGCTGGTGCCGAACCCCGTCATGTGGATCGCATCGAAGCCGGCGCGCGCGATCATGCGCGCGGTGAGCGCGTCGGCCGCGCCCGGCGCCATCACGCAGCCGGGCTGCGCGATCAGGCGGCGAAGGCGGGTGGTCGGGCGTTCCTGCATGATGCGCCCGCGTCAGTGACGCGCCGCCCCGGCGGCCTTGGCGGCGGACGTGCCGGCCAGCCGGCCGAACACCGAGCCCGACACCAGCCCCGTTCCCGAACCGTAGTTGAAGTAGTAGAGGCCACCGAGCATCTCGCCCGCGGTGTACAGGCCGGGGATGGGCTTCATCGTCAGGTCCAGCACCTGGCTGCTCTGCGGGTCCACGCGCAGCCCGCCGAAGGTGAAGGTGATGCCGCAGGTGGTGTTGTAGGCCTCGAAGGGCGCGGTGTCCACGGGCAGCGCCCAGTTGGATTTGGGCAGCGCCAGTCCCTCGGTGCGGCAGCCGTCCTTGACGGCGGGGTTGTAGGGCACGCCCTGCACCACGGCGGCGTTGTACTCGCGCATGGTCTTGAGGAACTGCTCGGGGTTCACGCCTTCGAGCTTGGTGGCGAGTTCTTCCAGCGTATCCGCGCTGACCTTGGTCGCGCGCTTGTCCTGGTATTCCGAGCGCGCGTACTTCTTGGACTTCGCGTCGAAGACCTGCCAGGCGAACTGGCCGGGCTGGTTGAGGATCTCCTCGCCGTAGACGGCGTAGGTGTAGTTGTAGAAGTCCGCGCCTTCGTCGACGAAGCGCTTGCCGTCCGCATTGACCATCACCGACAGCGGATAGCTGTGGCGGTACCAGCTGTTCATGAGCGTCACGTCGCCGAACTCGGGGGCGTTGCGGTCCCAGGGCGTCGTGTGCCGGCCCGACCAGTTGCCGTGCGGGCAGGCGCCGATGTCCAGCGCCATCTTCAGGCCCTCGCCCATGTTGAAGCGCGTGCCGCGCACCTTGGCGAGCTCCCAGCCCTTGCCCAGGTACTTGGTGCGCATCTCGGGGTTGGCCTCGAAGCCGCCGCACGCGAGGATCACCGACTTCGCGCGGAACTCCACCACTTCGCCGTTCTGCAGCGTGCGCACGCCGGAGACGCGCGCGCCGTCGTAGAGCAGGGAGGTCGCGCGGGTTTCGTAGATCACCTCGATA is a window of Caenimonas aquaedulcis DNA encoding:
- the leuC gene encoding 3-isopropylmalate dehydratase large subunit, with amino-acid sequence MNAPATLFEKVWSRHAIVTRGASEALLSVDTYFVHEGSFHAFGALAKEGRQVRKPKQVFGSPDHFVPTVNRDKGLAGIADAESRGLVEYLAGNAARYGFDHFGVDDPRQGVIHVVGPELGITQPGLVICCGDSHTSTHGAFGCYALGIGASQGKQILATQCVWQKKPRTMRITIDGALGFGVTAKDIILSVIAKIGVAGAVGHVVEFAGSTVRGMTMDQRMTLCNMVTEAGARTGMVAPDETTIAFLEGRPYAPSGEMWDQAVAYWRTLPSDEGAVYDREVHLDAGAVGPSITWGTLPEQVLPIDAAVPSAEGAEAEKKADIESALRYMGLAPGTPLEGIKVDRVFIGSCTNGRLDDLRAAADVFKGRKAKVPTWVSPGSSGVKRAAEAEGLDRIFIDAGVEWRGSGCSSCAAMNGDTLAPGERCASTSNRNFEGRQGKGSRTHLMSPAMAAAASVSGHLMDVRKLD
- the leuD gene encoding 3-isopropylmalate dehydratase small subunit; the encoded protein is MEAFTRFTGLAAPLDMSNVDTDKLLPNRFFRKARGNGLQQYMLHDIRFNGDGSEKPDFILNRPAYREARILVAGPNFGSGSAREGAVYAVADYGIRAIIAPSFSDIYAGNMLQNGLLPVVLPQETCDDLRAQLHAKPGAEITIDLEAKTVTGPDGKVHAFDIDASPRERLLKGQDDIDLILVHQAAIEAFEQRYLEQHPWRRAAVQGTPA
- the tcuA gene encoding FAD-dependent tricarballylate dehydrogenase TcuA, whose product is MKEYDVIVVGKGNAALCAALSARDEGARVVVLEAAPQYEAGGNSRFAGGAMRIAYNDVNDLRRLIDISDEEAENTDWDTNTVDEFFDDMFRVTAFRCDPDLTETLIKQSLECMVWLKSKGVRFTPFYGSTSQVVNGRRKFFGRNPVAVSGGGEGLVQVLDEAALKADIEVIYETRATSLLYDGARVSGVRTLQNGEVVEFRAKSVILACGGFEANPEMRTKYLGKGWELAKVRGTRFNMGEGLKMALDIGACPHGNWSGRHTTPWDRNAPEFGDVTLMNSWYRHSYPLSVMVNADGKRFVDEGADFYNYTYAVYGEEILNQPGQFAWQVFDAKSKKYARSEYQDKRATKVSADTLEELATKLEGVNPEQFLKTMREYNAAVVQGVPYNPAVKDGCRTEGLALPKSNWALPVDTAPFEAYNTTCGITFTFGGLRVDPQSSQVLDLTMKPIPGLYTAGEMLGGLYYFNYGSGTGLVSGSVFGRLAGTSAAKAAGAARH
- a CDS encoding isocitrate lyase/PEP mutase family protein yields the protein MQERPTTRLRRLIAQPGCVMAPGAADALTARMIARAGFDAIHMTGFGTSIGRLGMPDIGLLTASEMVDNASRIADASGLCIVADADTGYGNAMNVRRTVRDYEKAGVAALHLEDQVAPKRCGHLAGKRVIPAREMVGKIKAACDARQDADLVIIARTDVLAIDGMDAVFERGRQYREAGADMIFVDAPVGLDQMHAVARGLAGIPLFANIAASGKTPDIPAAELGEMGFKLAIYANFAILSAIPAIQKMLAELKGRGSLSRIAGTLASFGHIEEIAGMAEHDALEGRYGLTP